In the Candidatus Cloacimonas acidaminovorans str. Evry genome, one interval contains:
- a CDS encoding coiled-coil domain-containing protein, producing the protein MPDLTFKLVLVTNDASLKLAEVKQEVESTQSAVEKPAAVKITAEQALATIRDVKIAVDGVLQVVGGLVRSMNGLLDASLGQRQAMTLASIAFGEAASEMGNFASSMQSVTNFEDDKLLSLMSKLSQTFKLNKDEIQQLVPVLLDFTEANKATGMSVESAFDLMGRALNGHTEMLGRYGIELDDTRLKTEGVSYLVEKLGEDYGGTSVALADLRLQNTNAWGDIQETVGDMLTTLINPLLNGLKLLMDAYNSLSPVMKGFVAGIVIAIPVIGTVTTAVTALTAAYHALQVAMNPVAGIIGIAVGALSALGFGLAAASTKTYEVSVAQRSMNDEIKDAERQVSVEAEKFSLLASRLLELRSATSLTAADKREMKNVIKSLNDNYSEYLGNINLETVAYNNLATALRAASEALVQKKIAEVYGEKYNAQIRKVAELQIELDEKRADYNAANDRMNQLKASVDWEFLTSDQNAMGFNPASYFGNDDEWLKLERRLNSFGALTGQLQAAKNDLQQIGQAYRQAMLDAPDLSFQPTGGSGGGGGSTTPNQATADAEARRKEALRLMEDLARLRQTETARIEAEYQRRLALIREFTQDGSEAEHNAIENLDAWKTQQDNELATKEKDAVQARYKAEIDYFSNLENLGVDSYAALRASMEEYYAWALQNLPQQEQQLIQAQITEIDARHVKLLQERQDEEKAKLQELQDIRDEFYSRDLDNIGDSYSKQLLEVDRYYEKMKEKLLAAGMTEIEIERQKQETLNTLRTNHQLQVSSGISKIFGDLAAAQDKDTERGFKLWKASAMAQGYVDTFSAAIGAYKSMVGIPVVGPGLAVAAAAAAMAAGIANIARINATKFEKKATGGLLTGPSHNQGGILIEAEGDEYITAKDRVKALGRNLFDFLNFAPLEQVKLAFASMPVPSVPIPSNLGSYYATGGTISSGGGMNTLIDLIGALKDEIVSLKQTVMDSKPIIEVNVDPLSNDPVKVSEIADTGKMIRSEI; encoded by the coding sequence ATGCCAGATCTAACCTTCAAACTCGTCCTCGTTACTAATGATGCCAGTCTTAAGCTTGCAGAAGTCAAGCAGGAGGTGGAGTCCACCCAGTCTGCGGTGGAGAAACCTGCTGCTGTTAAGATAACTGCGGAACAGGCTCTGGCTACCATTCGTGACGTGAAGATCGCAGTCGATGGAGTCCTGCAGGTGGTGGGCGGTCTGGTCAGATCTATGAACGGTCTGCTCGATGCCTCACTGGGGCAAAGACAAGCCATGACTTTGGCTTCGATAGCCTTTGGCGAAGCTGCGAGTGAGATGGGCAATTTTGCATCCTCTATGCAGTCTGTGACCAATTTTGAAGATGATAAGCTTCTATCTCTGATGTCCAAACTCTCCCAGACCTTCAAACTCAATAAAGACGAGATTCAACAGCTTGTGCCGGTTCTATTAGACTTCACCGAAGCCAATAAAGCTACCGGGATGAGCGTGGAGTCTGCCTTTGATCTCATGGGGCGGGCTCTGAATGGGCACACCGAGATGCTTGGCAGATATGGCATCGAACTCGATGATACTCGCTTGAAAACAGAAGGAGTATCCTATCTGGTCGAGAAGCTTGGCGAGGACTATGGCGGCACCTCAGTAGCTCTGGCTGATCTGCGCTTACAGAATACCAATGCCTGGGGAGATATCCAGGAGACAGTGGGTGATATGCTTACCACTCTGATCAATCCCCTCCTTAATGGATTGAAACTGCTCATGGATGCCTATAACAGCCTGTCTCCGGTGATGAAGGGTTTCGTAGCGGGTATTGTGATAGCTATACCGGTTATCGGCACTGTCACCACTGCGGTAACTGCTCTGACAGCGGCTTATCATGCTCTGCAGGTAGCCATGAACCCGGTTGCTGGCATCATCGGCATAGCTGTGGGTGCATTGTCTGCCTTGGGCTTTGGACTGGCTGCAGCCTCCACTAAGACTTATGAAGTTAGTGTTGCCCAGAGAAGTATGAACGACGAGATCAAGGATGCCGAACGGCAGGTATCTGTGGAAGCTGAGAAGTTCAGTTTACTGGCTTCCAGGCTATTGGAACTGCGTTCTGCTACTTCTCTCACAGCCGCAGATAAGCGGGAGATGAAGAACGTCATCAAGTCCCTGAATGACAACTACTCCGAGTATCTTGGCAACATCAATCTGGAGACGGTAGCCTATAATAACCTTGCTACCGCCTTGCGTGCCGCTTCCGAAGCATTAGTTCAAAAGAAGATAGCCGAAGTTTATGGAGAGAAGTACAATGCCCAGATCAGGAAGGTAGCTGAACTCCAGATCGAACTAGATGAGAAGAGAGCAGACTACAATGCAGCTAATGATCGGATGAACCAATTGAAGGCATCTGTGGATTGGGAGTTCCTTACCAGTGATCAAAACGCTATGGGCTTCAATCCTGCTTCCTACTTCGGTAATGATGATGAGTGGCTCAAGTTAGAAAGACGGCTCAACTCTTTTGGGGCATTAACCGGACAACTGCAGGCTGCCAAGAATGATCTACAGCAGATAGGTCAAGCTTATCGCCAAGCTATGTTGGATGCTCCCGATCTGAGTTTTCAACCTACTGGTGGTTCTGGTGGTGGAGGTGGCAGCACCACACCCAATCAAGCCACTGCCGATGCCGAAGCCAGACGCAAGGAAGCGTTACGATTGATGGAAGATTTGGCCAGGCTGAGACAGACAGAGACCGCTCGCATTGAAGCCGAATACCAGAGACGACTTGCCCTGATCAGAGAGTTTACCCAAGATGGCAGTGAAGCGGAACATAATGCTATTGAGAACCTTGATGCCTGGAAGACCCAACAGGATAATGAGCTTGCAACTAAAGAGAAGGATGCAGTCCAAGCCAGATACAAGGCTGAGATCGATTATTTCTCCAATCTGGAGAACCTGGGAGTCGATTCTTATGCCGCTCTCAGGGCCAGCATGGAAGAGTATTATGCCTGGGCTCTGCAGAACCTGCCTCAGCAAGAGCAGCAGCTTATCCAAGCTCAAATAACCGAGATAGATGCCCGGCACGTCAAACTGCTCCAGGAACGTCAAGATGAAGAGAAGGCCAAGCTGCAGGAACTGCAGGATATCCGGGACGAGTTTTATTCTCGTGACCTCGATAATATAGGTGACAGCTACAGCAAGCAGCTTCTGGAAGTGGATAGATACTATGAGAAGATGAAGGAGAAGCTTCTTGCCGCAGGGATGACCGAGATTGAGATCGAAAGACAGAAGCAGGAGACTTTGAACACCCTCAGAACCAATCACCAGCTTCAGGTTTCCAGTGGCATCTCCAAGATCTTCGGGGACCTAGCAGCAGCTCAGGACAAGGACACCGAGCGTGGTTTCAAACTCTGGAAAGCCTCAGCTATGGCTCAAGGCTATGTGGATACCTTTTCTGCCGCTATCGGTGCCTATAAGTCTATGGTGGGTATCCCGGTAGTGGGACCCGGGCTGGCAGTGGCGGCGGCTGCAGCTGCGATGGCTGCCGGTATCGCCAACATCGCCAGGATCAATGCCACCAAGTTTGAGAAGAAAGCCACCGGAGGACTATTGACAGGACCTTCCCATAATCAGGGAGGTATCCTGATCGAAGCCGAAGGTGATGAATACATCACCGCCAAAGATAGGGTCAAGGCCTTGGGCAGGAACCTCTTTGACTTCCTCAACTTCGCCCCTCTGGAACAGGTCAAGCTTGCTTTCGCCAGTATGCCTGTTCCCTCAGTACCTATTCCCAGTAACCTGGGCTCATATTATGCCACCGGTGGCACTATCTCTTCCGGAGGCGGTATGAATACCCTCATCGATCTGATTGGCGCTCTGAAAGATGAGATTGTCTCCCTCAAGCAAACAGTCATGGACTCCAAGCCCATCATCGAAGTCAATGTTGATCCACTCTCCAATGATCCGGTTAAGGTCTCGGAGATAGCCGATACCGGCAAGATGATCAGGAGTGAGATCTAA